One genomic region from Dermacentor variabilis isolate Ectoservices chromosome 6, ASM5094787v1, whole genome shotgun sequence encodes:
- the LOC142585304 gene encoding uncharacterized protein LOC142585304, whose protein sequence is MLPTVAILLAVAVFLISAATIAWLYLRLIRQMSWDDHKGSYQPSKTEEKVLGKSLSLLNGTVKVAAFDETDHKDVEAAEEQPSDSSVTLLSVTPREPEDGPALSGSFAEFDQSQTASGTHSSENHPMTSTPADGLSACRYARPQVQTAYVGRGLSYASVSATHTDLSERKVSDTSRTNVPDKQATRLNEPARSQGACASTAATRRENATGDVVELSLSPMLWDYAGFEWPGKNREDVFATDADAYAGSECSGTAGEEEEEGEESDGHSSTSGVHGGVRKAERSYSCYPFVEHGPRRVQDYRCVPFVQPMSAAVHCSAASSGSLPISEEDEADQAFFGKAQHDETYRQYLRSIILKRKARMYYGLYGDLPYS, encoded by the coding sequence ATGCTGCCCACAGTGGCTATACTGTTGGCGGTCGCGGTATTCCTGATTTCGGCCGCCACCATCGCCTGGCTCTACCTCCGCCTGATCCGGCAGATGTCGTGGGATGATCACAAGGGATCGTACCAGCCGTCCAAGACGGAGGAGAAAGTCCTCGGCAAATCGCTGTCTCTACTAAACGGCACAGTGAAGGTCGCCGCTTTCGACGAAACCGACCACAAGGACGTGGAAGCGGCCGAAGAACAACCGTCGGACTCCAGCGTGACACTGTTGTCAGTCACACCTCGCGAGCCAGAAGACGGGCCCGCGCTCAGCGGTAGTTTCGCAGAGTTTGACCAATCACAGACAGCCTCCGGTACGCACTCTTCAGAGAACCATCCAATGACGTCAACGCCTGCAGACGGCCTTAGCGCGTGTCGCTATGCAAGGCCACAAGTGCAAACTGCTTACGTGGGGCGAGGTCTCAGCTACGCGTCCGTGTCCGCGACGCACACCGACCTTAGTGAACGCAAAGTGTCGGATACATCCAGGACTAACGTTCCTGACAAGCAGGCGACTCGACTGAACGAGCCCGCTCGAAGCCAAGGCGCATGCGCGTCGACAGCCGCAACGCGCCGAGAGAATGCGACGGGCGACGTCGTAGAACTGTCGCTGTCGCCGATGCTCTGGGACTACGCGGGCTTCGAGTGGCCCGGCAAGAACCGGGAAGACGTGTTCGCCACGGACGCTGACGCCTACGCCGGCTCAGAGTGCAGCGGCACCGCCGGggaagaggaggaagaggggGAAGAGTCGGACGGTCACTCGAGCACGTCGGGAGTGCACGGAGGAGTGCGGAAGGCGGAACGCTCGTACTCTTGCTACCCGTTCGTCGAACACGGCCCGCGGCGAGTGCAGGATTACCGGTGCGTCCCGTTCGTGCAACCCATGAGTGCAGCAGTGCACTGCAGTGCGGCGTCTTCGGGAAGCTTGCCCATCTCGGAGGAAGACGAGGCCGACCAAGCGTTCTTCGGGAAGGCCCAGCACGACGAGACCTACAGGCAGTACCTTAGAAGTATCATCCTGAAGCGCAAAGCGAGAATGTACTACGGACTGTACGGCGATTTGCCTTACTCCTGA
- the LOC142585303 gene encoding uncharacterized protein LOC142585303 — translation MGSLIVDSILTPFSWYSLLPIVGFAAFLSLVAAYQRTQFYWITDRAGDVAQYVAARFRKKPRRSQEPHVPWFIAGNASPASPGIAMTTFQMHHASAAAYAPEAVGAAPSSGAPAVLSSGTSGQMDTASRAMPIHAHGSGHLPTLPAVPVLIKVTDLSEWRL, via the coding sequence ATGGGCTCCCTCATCGTCGACTCCATCCTGACGCCGTTCAGCTGGTACAGCCTGCTGCCCATCGTCGGCTTCGCCGCCTTCCTCTCCCTGGTGGCCGCGTACCAGAGGACCCAGTTCTACTGGATCACCGACAGGGCCGGCGACGTGGCGCAGTACGTGGCCGCGCGCTTCCGCAAGAAGCCCAGGCGTAGCCAGGAGCCCCACGTACCGTGGTTCATCGCGGGCAACGCCTCACCCGCTTCGCCGGGCATCGCGATGACCACCTTCCAGATGCACCACGCCTCGGCCGCCGCGTACGCCCCCGAGGCGGTCGGCGCGGCGCCTTCGAGCGGTGCCCCCGCTGTGCTGAGCAGTGGCACCTCAGGCCAGATGGACACCGCGTCTCGGGCGATGCCGATTCACGCTCACGGCAGCGGTCACCTGCCCACCTTGCCCGCGGTGCCAGTCCTCATCAAGGTCACCGACCTGAGCGAATGGCGTTTGTAA